The Pangasianodon hypophthalmus isolate fPanHyp1 chromosome 13, fPanHyp1.pri, whole genome shotgun sequence genome includes a window with the following:
- the taok2a gene encoding serine/threonine-protein kinase TAO2 isoform X2: protein MPASVRAGSLKDPEVADLFYKDDPEKLFTDLREIGHGSFGAVYFARDVRSNEVVAIKKMSYSGKQSNEKWQDIIKEVKFLQKLRHPNTIEYKGCYLREHTAWLVMEYCLGSASDLLEVHKKPLQEVEIAAITHGALQGLAYLHSHNMIHRDVKAGNILLTEPGQVKLGDFGSASIVAPANSFVGTPYWMAPEVILAMDEGQYDGKVDVWSLGITCIELAERKPPLFNMNAMSALYHIAQNESPVLASNHWSDYFRNFVDSCLQKIPQDRPTSDVLLNHRFLCRERPLSVVMDLIARTKDAVRELDNLQYRKMKKILFQETHNGPAQDGGEEEEDMDQYLLRMGTVNSMESSHSVPSMSISASSQSSSVNSLADGSDDSAEMAMMGEGEHTVTSNSSIIHRPSGPDNIYDDPYQPEIDSQQQQQQQATSGARRRAHYRNRDHFATIRTASLVTRQIQEHEQGSALREQMTGYKRMRRQHQKQLLALENKLKTEMDEHQLRLDKELESQRNSFSSEADKLAKKHQAILEKETKAAQAEEKKFQQHILGQQKKELTNLLESQKRQYRQRKEQLKEELNENQSTPKREKQEWLVRQKECLQQFQAEEEAGLLRRQRQYYELQCRQYKRKMLLARHNLEQDLLREELNKRQTQKDLECAMLLRHHESTQELEFRQLGLVQHTRADLIRTQHQSELANQMDYNKRREQELRQKHSMEVRQQPKSLKTKELQIKRQFQDTCKIQTRQYKALRNHLLETTPKSDHKAVLKRLKEEQTRKLAILAEQYDHSINDMLSTQALRLDETQEAECQVLRMQLQQELELLNAYQSKIKMHTDTQHEREVKDLEQRVSIRRALLEQRIEEEMLSLQNDRSERIRTLLERQAREIEAFDSESMRLGFSNMALTGIPAEAYSQGYANPPSSGSGGWPSRPVPRSGSHWTHGVQNSAAPPSWRSQNSTPAFSRGESISISSREHERDGDRDFDIPVSRGLPSSLSSASSSSSSSSSSHHRLHYLAQQYHHQSTPHLYREREREREREREREREREREWGGNGGGSHRSSSYAHGHSRHLSSHASSQSLALLPPPPPPPPVSFSPSSPPSSSSSSSSQGGYGGRSEGLVVRGPSLMALRNSPGPLRRTASGGGPGGAAGDGGLSRSTSVTSHISNGSHLSYS, encoded by the exons ATGCCTGCAAGTGTCCGTGCCGGGAGTCTGAAGGACCCTGAGGTAGCAGATCTCTTCTACAAAGATGACCCTGAGAAACTCTTCACTGACCTTCGTGAGATTGGCCATGGAAGCTTCGGAGCTGTGtacttt GCACGAGATGTTCGCTCCAATGAGGTGGTTGCAATCAAAAAAATGTCTTATAGCGGCAAACAGTCCAACGAG aaATGGCAGGATATCATTAAAGAGGTGAAGTTCCTTCAGAAGCTTCGGCACCCCAACACTATTGAGTACAAAGGCTGCTACCTGAGGGAGCACACAGCATGG CTGGTGATGGAGTATTGCTTGGGTTCTGCCTCTGATCTTTTAGAGG TCCATAAGAAGCCCCTACAGGAAGTGGAAATCGCTGCTATTACCCATGGTGCACTGCAGGGTCTGGCCTACCTTCACTCCCATAATATGATCCACAG ggATGTGAAAGCAGGTAATATTTTGCTTACTGAGCCTGGTCAGGTGAAGCTTGGAGATTTTGGCTCTGCCTCCATTGTGGCTCCAGCCAACTCTTTTGTGGGAACGCCCTACTG GATGGCCCCAGAAGTGATTCTAGCGATGGATGAGGGTCAATATGATGGCAAGGTCGATGTCTGGTCTCTGGGAATCACCTGTATAGAGCTGG CGGAGCGGAAGCCTCCCCTGTTTAATATGAATGCTATGAGTGCCTTATATCACATTGCTCAGAACGAGAGCCCCGTCCTGGCGTCAAATCACTG GTCAGATTATTTCCGTAACTTTGTAGACTCTTGTCTACAGAAGATTCCTCAGGACAGGCCTACCTCTGATGTGCTGCTCAAT CATCGGTTCCTGTGCAGAGAACGCCCCCTGTCTGTGGTGATGGACCTGATAGCGCGGACAAAAGATGCTGTAAGGGAACTGGACAACCTGCAGTACAGAAAGATGAAGAAGATCCTCTTCCAAGAGACGCACAATGGCCCTGCACAGgatggaggagaagaggaggag gacaTGGATCAGTACTTGTTGAGGATGGGCACAGTCAACAGCATGGAGAGCTCTCACTCTGTGCCCTCCATGTCCATCAGCGCCAGCTCCCAGAGCTCATCAGTTAACAGCCTTGCTGATGGCTCGGATGACAGCGCTGAAATGGCCATGATGGGGGAAGGAGAACACACAGTCACTTCTAACAGCTCTATCATACACCGGCCCTCT GGTCCTGACAATATCTATGATGACCCATACCAGCCGGAAATTGActcccaacagcagcagcaacagcaggcGACGTCAGGAGCTCGCAGGAGAGCACACTACCGCAACCGTGACCACTTTGCTACCATTCGCACAGCTTCACTG GTGACACGGCAGATCCAGGAGCACGAGCAGGGCTCAGCACTGCGCGAGCAGATGACCGGCTATAAGCGCATGAGGCGACAGCACCAGAAGCAGCTGCTGGCATTAGAAAACAAACTCAAGACTGAGATGGATGAGCACCAGTTGAGGCTGGACAAAGAGCTGGAGAGCCAGAGGAACAGTTTCAGCAGTGAGGCTGACAAGCTAGCCAAGAAGCACCAGGCTATCCTGGAGAAAGAG ACTAAAGCTGCACAGGCTGAAGAAAAGAAGTTCCAGCAGCACATTTTGGGACAGCAGAAGAAGGAGCTCACCAACCTGCTGGAGTCACAGAAACGCCAGTACAGGCAGCGCAAGGAGCAGCTTAAAGAG GAGCTGAATGAGAACCAGTCCACCCCTAAGCGGGAGAAGCAAGAATGGCTGGTGAGGCAGAAGGAGTGTCTCCAGCAGTTCCAGGCGGAGGAGGAGGCTGGTTTACTGCGTCGCCAGAGACAGTATTATGAGCTCCAGTGCCGACAGTATAAGAGGAAGATGCTGTTAGCACGACACAACCTGGAGCAGGATCTGCTCAGAGAG GAGCTGAATAAGCGGCAAACTCAGAAGGATCTGGAGTGTGCCATGTTGCTGCGGCATCATGAGTCCACTCAGGAGCTGGAGTTCCGTCAGCTGGGCCTGGTGCAGCACACACGGGCCGACCTCATCCGCACACAGCACCAGAGTGAGCTGGCCAATCAGATGGACTACAACAAGCGGCGTGAGCAGGAACTCCGGCAGAAACACAGCATGGAGGTCCGTCAGCAGCCTAAGAGCCTAAAG ACTAAGGAGCTCCAGATCAAGCGGCAGTTTCAGGACACATGTAAAATTCAGACACGGCAGTACAAGGCCTTGCGGAACCACCTGCTGGAGACCACACCCAAGTCAGACCACAAGGCCGTGCTGAAAAGGCTGAAGGAGGAGCAAACGCGAAAGTTAGCCATCCTCGCTGAGCAGTATGACCACTCCATCAATGACATGCTGTCCACACAGGCT CTGCGGTTGGATGAGACGCAGGAGGCGGAGTGCCAAGTGCTGCGAATGCAGTTGCAGCAGGAGCTGGAACTACTGAATGCGTACCAGAGCAAGATCAAAATGCACACGGACACACAGCACGAGAGGGAAGTCAAAGACCTGGAGCAGAGAGTATCCATTCGCAGAGCACTGCTTGAGCAGAGG ATTGAGGAGGAGATGCTGTCCCTGCAGAACGACCGATCAGAGCGAATCCGAACGCTGCTAGAGCGCCAGGCTCGAGAGATCGAGGCCTTTGACTCGGAGAGTATGCGTCTGGGCTTCAGCAACATGGCACTAACAGGAATCCCAGCTGAGGCCTACAGCCAGGGCTACGCTAACCCACCCTCATCAGGTTCAGGCGGTTGGCCATCACGCCCTGTACCCCGTTCAGGCAGCCACTGGACCCACGGTGTCCAGAACTCTGCAGCACCACCATCCTGGAGGAGCCAGAACAGCACTCCAGCATTCAGCCGAGGGGAGTCTATATCTATCTCGAGCCGCGAGCACGAAAGGGACGGAGATAGGGATTTTGACATTCCGGTATCACGTGGCCTACCCAGTTCTCTGTCATCtgcctcttcatcatcatcatcgtcctCTTCGTCTCATCATCGCCTGCATTACCTGGCACAGCAGTACCACCATCAGAGCACACCGCACCTGTaccgagagcgagagagagaaagagagagggagagggagagagagcgggagCGTGAACGAGAGTGGGGGGGCAATGGAGGAGGAAGCCACCGCTCATCCTCTTATGCTCATGGCCACTCGCGCCATCTTTCCAGCCATGCGTCCTCTCAGTCTCTGGCTCTgctccctcctcctccaccacctccaccagtctCTTTTTCACCCTCGTccccaccatcatcatcttcctcctcttcgTCTCAGGGTGGCTACGGGGGGAGGAGTGAGGGTCTGGTAGTCAGGGGCCCCAGTTTAATGGCCTTGAGGAACAGCCCAGGGCCACTAAGGAGGACGGCATCAGGAGGAGGGCCTGGTGGAGCAGCCGGGGATGGAGGGTTGAGTCGCAGCACCTCCGTCACCTCCCACATCTCCAATGGTTCCCATCTTTCTTACTCTTAA
- the taok2a gene encoding serine/threonine-protein kinase TAO2 isoform X1 encodes MPASVRAGSLKDPEVADLFYKDDPEKLFTDLREIGHGSFGAVYFARDVRSNEVVAIKKMSYSGKQSNEKWQDIIKEVKFLQKLRHPNTIEYKGCYLREHTAWLVMEYCLGSASDLLEVHKKPLQEVEIAAITHGALQGLAYLHSHNMIHRDVKAGNILLTEPGQVKLGDFGSASIVAPANSFVGTPYWMAPEVILAMDEGQYDGKVDVWSLGITCIELAERKPPLFNMNAMSALYHIAQNESPVLASNHWSDYFRNFVDSCLQKIPQDRPTSDVLLNHRFLCRERPLSVVMDLIARTKDAVRELDNLQYRKMKKILFQETHNGPAQDGGEEEEDMDQYLLRMGTVNSMESSHSVPSMSISASSQSSSVNSLADGSDDSAEMAMMGEGEHTVTSNSSIIHRPSGPDNIYDDPYQPEIDSQQQQQQQATSGARRRAHYRNRDHFATIRTASLVTRQIQEHEQGSALREQMTGYKRMRRQHQKQLLALENKLKTEMDEHQLRLDKELESQRNSFSSEADKLAKKHQAILEKETKAAQAEEKKFQQHILGQQKKELTNLLESQKRQYRQRKEQLKEELNENQSTPKREKQEWLVRQKECLQQFQAEEEAGLLRRQRQYYELQCRQYKRKMLLARHNLEQDLLREELNKRQTQKDLECAMLLRHHESTQELEFRQLGLVQHTRADLIRTQHQSELANQMDYNKRREQELRQKHSMEVRQQPKSLKTKELQIKRQFQDTCKIQTRQYKALRNHLLETTPKSDHKAVLKRLKEEQTRKLAILAEQYDHSINDMLSTQAVSKLRLDETQEAECQVLRMQLQQELELLNAYQSKIKMHTDTQHEREVKDLEQRVSIRRALLEQRIEEEMLSLQNDRSERIRTLLERQAREIEAFDSESMRLGFSNMALTGIPAEAYSQGYANPPSSGSGGWPSRPVPRSGSHWTHGVQNSAAPPSWRSQNSTPAFSRGESISISSREHERDGDRDFDIPVSRGLPSSLSSASSSSSSSSSSHHRLHYLAQQYHHQSTPHLYREREREREREREREREREREWGGNGGGSHRSSSYAHGHSRHLSSHASSQSLALLPPPPPPPPVSFSPSSPPSSSSSSSSQGGYGGRSEGLVVRGPSLMALRNSPGPLRRTASGGGPGGAAGDGGLSRSTSVTSHISNGSHLSYS; translated from the exons ATGCCTGCAAGTGTCCGTGCCGGGAGTCTGAAGGACCCTGAGGTAGCAGATCTCTTCTACAAAGATGACCCTGAGAAACTCTTCACTGACCTTCGTGAGATTGGCCATGGAAGCTTCGGAGCTGTGtacttt GCACGAGATGTTCGCTCCAATGAGGTGGTTGCAATCAAAAAAATGTCTTATAGCGGCAAACAGTCCAACGAG aaATGGCAGGATATCATTAAAGAGGTGAAGTTCCTTCAGAAGCTTCGGCACCCCAACACTATTGAGTACAAAGGCTGCTACCTGAGGGAGCACACAGCATGG CTGGTGATGGAGTATTGCTTGGGTTCTGCCTCTGATCTTTTAGAGG TCCATAAGAAGCCCCTACAGGAAGTGGAAATCGCTGCTATTACCCATGGTGCACTGCAGGGTCTGGCCTACCTTCACTCCCATAATATGATCCACAG ggATGTGAAAGCAGGTAATATTTTGCTTACTGAGCCTGGTCAGGTGAAGCTTGGAGATTTTGGCTCTGCCTCCATTGTGGCTCCAGCCAACTCTTTTGTGGGAACGCCCTACTG GATGGCCCCAGAAGTGATTCTAGCGATGGATGAGGGTCAATATGATGGCAAGGTCGATGTCTGGTCTCTGGGAATCACCTGTATAGAGCTGG CGGAGCGGAAGCCTCCCCTGTTTAATATGAATGCTATGAGTGCCTTATATCACATTGCTCAGAACGAGAGCCCCGTCCTGGCGTCAAATCACTG GTCAGATTATTTCCGTAACTTTGTAGACTCTTGTCTACAGAAGATTCCTCAGGACAGGCCTACCTCTGATGTGCTGCTCAAT CATCGGTTCCTGTGCAGAGAACGCCCCCTGTCTGTGGTGATGGACCTGATAGCGCGGACAAAAGATGCTGTAAGGGAACTGGACAACCTGCAGTACAGAAAGATGAAGAAGATCCTCTTCCAAGAGACGCACAATGGCCCTGCACAGgatggaggagaagaggaggag gacaTGGATCAGTACTTGTTGAGGATGGGCACAGTCAACAGCATGGAGAGCTCTCACTCTGTGCCCTCCATGTCCATCAGCGCCAGCTCCCAGAGCTCATCAGTTAACAGCCTTGCTGATGGCTCGGATGACAGCGCTGAAATGGCCATGATGGGGGAAGGAGAACACACAGTCACTTCTAACAGCTCTATCATACACCGGCCCTCT GGTCCTGACAATATCTATGATGACCCATACCAGCCGGAAATTGActcccaacagcagcagcaacagcaggcGACGTCAGGAGCTCGCAGGAGAGCACACTACCGCAACCGTGACCACTTTGCTACCATTCGCACAGCTTCACTG GTGACACGGCAGATCCAGGAGCACGAGCAGGGCTCAGCACTGCGCGAGCAGATGACCGGCTATAAGCGCATGAGGCGACAGCACCAGAAGCAGCTGCTGGCATTAGAAAACAAACTCAAGACTGAGATGGATGAGCACCAGTTGAGGCTGGACAAAGAGCTGGAGAGCCAGAGGAACAGTTTCAGCAGTGAGGCTGACAAGCTAGCCAAGAAGCACCAGGCTATCCTGGAGAAAGAG ACTAAAGCTGCACAGGCTGAAGAAAAGAAGTTCCAGCAGCACATTTTGGGACAGCAGAAGAAGGAGCTCACCAACCTGCTGGAGTCACAGAAACGCCAGTACAGGCAGCGCAAGGAGCAGCTTAAAGAG GAGCTGAATGAGAACCAGTCCACCCCTAAGCGGGAGAAGCAAGAATGGCTGGTGAGGCAGAAGGAGTGTCTCCAGCAGTTCCAGGCGGAGGAGGAGGCTGGTTTACTGCGTCGCCAGAGACAGTATTATGAGCTCCAGTGCCGACAGTATAAGAGGAAGATGCTGTTAGCACGACACAACCTGGAGCAGGATCTGCTCAGAGAG GAGCTGAATAAGCGGCAAACTCAGAAGGATCTGGAGTGTGCCATGTTGCTGCGGCATCATGAGTCCACTCAGGAGCTGGAGTTCCGTCAGCTGGGCCTGGTGCAGCACACACGGGCCGACCTCATCCGCACACAGCACCAGAGTGAGCTGGCCAATCAGATGGACTACAACAAGCGGCGTGAGCAGGAACTCCGGCAGAAACACAGCATGGAGGTCCGTCAGCAGCCTAAGAGCCTAAAG ACTAAGGAGCTCCAGATCAAGCGGCAGTTTCAGGACACATGTAAAATTCAGACACGGCAGTACAAGGCCTTGCGGAACCACCTGCTGGAGACCACACCCAAGTCAGACCACAAGGCCGTGCTGAAAAGGCTGAAGGAGGAGCAAACGCGAAAGTTAGCCATCCTCGCTGAGCAGTATGACCACTCCATCAATGACATGCTGTCCACACAGGCTGTGAGTAAG CTGCGGTTGGATGAGACGCAGGAGGCGGAGTGCCAAGTGCTGCGAATGCAGTTGCAGCAGGAGCTGGAACTACTGAATGCGTACCAGAGCAAGATCAAAATGCACACGGACACACAGCACGAGAGGGAAGTCAAAGACCTGGAGCAGAGAGTATCCATTCGCAGAGCACTGCTTGAGCAGAGG ATTGAGGAGGAGATGCTGTCCCTGCAGAACGACCGATCAGAGCGAATCCGAACGCTGCTAGAGCGCCAGGCTCGAGAGATCGAGGCCTTTGACTCGGAGAGTATGCGTCTGGGCTTCAGCAACATGGCACTAACAGGAATCCCAGCTGAGGCCTACAGCCAGGGCTACGCTAACCCACCCTCATCAGGTTCAGGCGGTTGGCCATCACGCCCTGTACCCCGTTCAGGCAGCCACTGGACCCACGGTGTCCAGAACTCTGCAGCACCACCATCCTGGAGGAGCCAGAACAGCACTCCAGCATTCAGCCGAGGGGAGTCTATATCTATCTCGAGCCGCGAGCACGAAAGGGACGGAGATAGGGATTTTGACATTCCGGTATCACGTGGCCTACCCAGTTCTCTGTCATCtgcctcttcatcatcatcatcgtcctCTTCGTCTCATCATCGCCTGCATTACCTGGCACAGCAGTACCACCATCAGAGCACACCGCACCTGTaccgagagcgagagagagaaagagagagggagagggagagagagcgggagCGTGAACGAGAGTGGGGGGGCAATGGAGGAGGAAGCCACCGCTCATCCTCTTATGCTCATGGCCACTCGCGCCATCTTTCCAGCCATGCGTCCTCTCAGTCTCTGGCTCTgctccctcctcctccaccacctccaccagtctCTTTTTCACCCTCGTccccaccatcatcatcttcctcctcttcgTCTCAGGGTGGCTACGGGGGGAGGAGTGAGGGTCTGGTAGTCAGGGGCCCCAGTTTAATGGCCTTGAGGAACAGCCCAGGGCCACTAAGGAGGACGGCATCAGGAGGAGGGCCTGGTGGAGCAGCCGGGGATGGAGGGTTGAGTCGCAGCACCTCCGTCACCTCCCACATCTCCAATGGTTCCCATCTTTCTTACTCTTAA